One genomic window of Puniceibacterium sp. IMCC21224 includes the following:
- a CDS encoding fumarylacetoacetate hydrolase family protein, with translation MKLVSFAVDGAARYGLVRGEGVYDLSTRLPPYRDIVDFMTDGSEQAALAAIGDDAPDHALADLTLLPVVPNPGKIVCIGLNYQAHKAEGVRDPNDKPMLFARWADTLIGHDAPMLIPKISDKLDFEAEMVAIIGKPTGRNVQAADALPLVYGYTCMNEGSVRDWQRHSSQVTAGKNFVGTGPVGPWIVTANELGDPQALDLELTVNGTTMQRANTADMIWPVAEMIEYITNWMPLNPGDMIATGTPAGVGSRRDPPVFLKPGDVVEVTIQGIGTLRNTVAKES, from the coding sequence ATGAAGCTGGTCAGCTTTGCCGTGGACGGGGCGGCCCGCTACGGTCTGGTGCGGGGCGAAGGGGTCTATGACCTCTCGACCCGCCTGCCGCCGTACCGCGACATCGTCGACTTTATGACTGATGGGTCGGAACAGGCGGCTCTGGCAGCCATCGGCGACGATGCGCCCGATCATGCGCTGGCCGATCTGACGCTGTTGCCAGTGGTTCCGAACCCCGGCAAGATCGTCTGCATCGGTCTGAACTATCAGGCCCACAAGGCCGAAGGCGTGCGCGATCCGAACGACAAGCCGATGCTGTTCGCCCGCTGGGCCGACACGCTGATCGGCCACGATGCGCCGATGCTGATCCCGAAAATCTCGGACAAGCTGGATTTCGAGGCGGAGATGGTCGCCATCATCGGCAAACCCACCGGGCGCAACGTGCAGGCCGCCGACGCGCTGCCGCTGGTCTATGGCTACACATGCATGAACGAAGGCAGCGTGCGCGACTGGCAGCGCCACTCCAGCCAGGTGACGGCGGGCAAGAACTTTGTCGGCACCGGTCCGGTCGGCCCGTGGATCGTGACGGCGAACGAGCTGGGCGATCCGCAGGCGCTGGATCTGGAACTGACGGTGAATGGCACGACGATGCAAAGGGCCAACACCGCCGACATGATCTGGCCCGTTGCCGAAATGATCGAATACATCACCAATTGGATGCCGCTGAACCCCGGTGACATGATCGCCACCGGCACACCAGCGGGCGTCGGATCACGCCGCGATCCGCCGGTGTTCCTGAAACCTGGGGACGTGGTCGAGGTGACTATTCAAGGCATCGGCACCCTGAGAAACACCGTCGCCAAAGAAAGCTGA